The window ATCTCTTCCGCCGAGTCCTTCCTCCACTCAGTCTCTTCGCTTCCGGGAACGTAGGTGCTGCAGCCTCCGCTGCCGCCGGCAGCGCTGCGCTCCATGATCAGTTTCAGCTTGACGTTTGCCATTTTCTCCGCCTCCTTTCTGGTAACATTTAATAATACACCAAAAAGTCGGAAAAGTGAACTCTGTATTTGAGTCCGCGGATTTCTCCCCCTGGGAGAACGGTGCAAAATTGACTTTCCCTTTCGTGAGCAATAAAATTACTCGTGACAAAATTCCCGTAAAGAAGGCACTCGTATGCTTGAATCTCTCATCACTTCAAAAACCAGGGCCCGGCTGCTGCTGAAGTTTTTTCTGAATCCTGGAACCAGCGCCTATCTCCGCGGTCTTGCCGACGAGTTCGGCGAGTCCACCAACGGCGTGCGGGTGGAGCTGAACCGCCTGTCCGAGGCGGGGCTGCTGGAGTGCGCCGACGAGGGCCGGACAAAGGTGTACCGGGCGAACACGGCCCACCCCCTGTTCCCGGAACTGCAGCGGATCGCCGCCAAGACCCTGGGGATCGACCAGGTGGTGGAACAGGTGATACGCCGGCTGGGCAACGTGGAGATGGCCTTCGTGACGGGAGACTACGCCCGGGGGATCGATTCCGGGCTCATCGACCTGGTCCTTGTGGGAGAGATCGACAGAAGCTATTTCGACCATCTTTCTGACAAGATCGAGAAACTCATCGGGCGGAAGATCCGGGGACTGATTTTGACCAGGGAAGAACTCTCCCGGCTGAAGGGGCGCCTGGAGGCCGAGAATGCCCTGCTGCTCTGGGACGGGGACGGAAAGACGGGATGAAGGGGGAGAGGCCGTGATTCTTGTTACCGGCGGGGCCGGGTTCATCGGGAGCCACGCCTGCGTGGCCCTGGCGGAAGCGGGGTATGATGTCCTGATCGCGGACAATTTTTCCAACAGCAGCCCCGACGTGCCCGTACGGCTGGAGCGTCTCGCCGGCCGGCCCATGAAGTGTGTCCGGGCCGATGTCCGGGACAGGGAAGCCCTCGACCGTCTTTTCCGGGACCACGCCGTTTCCGCCGTGATCCATTTCGCGGGGCTGAAAGCCGTGGGGGAGTCGGTGGCGAAGCCCCTGGAGTATTACGGGAACAATCTCGGCTCCACACTGGCTCTCTGCGGCGCCATGGCGGCCGCGGGGGTGAAGCGGCTGGTCTTCAGCTCCTCCGCCACGGTCTACGCCACGGGCTCGACCATGCCCCTGGACGAGGACTCTCCCCTGGGATGCACCAACCCCTACGGGTGGTCCAAGTTCATGATCGAGCAGATGCTGCGGGACCTTTCGGCGTCGGACCCGGAGTGGTCCATCGCCCTCCTGCGGTACTTCAATCCCATCGGGGCCCACGAAAGCGGCCTGATCGGCGAGGATCCCAGGGGCATCCCGAACAACCTCTTTCCCTACGTCTGCCGTGTGGCCTCCGGGCTCCTGGAGAAACTCTCCGTTTTCGGCGATGACTATCCCACCCCTGACGGCACGGGCGTAAGGGACTATATCCATGTCTGCGACCTGGCCGAAGGGCACGTGAGCGCCCTCAGGTTTCTCGAGGGCATGCGCGGGGCTGAGGCCTTCAATCTGGGGACCGGAAAAGGAACGTCGGTGCTTGAGCTGGTCAGGGCCTTCGAGAGAGCCTCTGGAAGAGCCGTTCCCTTCGAGACAGTCGGGCGGCGGCCCGGTGACATCGCCGCCTGCTATGCCCGGACGGACAGGGCCAGGGACGTGCTCGGCTGGACGGCGAAGCGCACCCTGGACGACATGTGCCGTGACGGGTGGAACCGGGAACTCCTGAGGGAAACCCGGGAAAAGTAAGGAAAACGCCCCGGCGGGCTGATCCCCGCCGGGGCGTTTTTTTCTTTAACCGGAAGGGATCAGAAGGCCCTGAAGCCCACCACGTCCTCGCGGATCTTGAGGTAGCGTTTCTTGGTGATGTCCATGTGTTCCTTCTCCATATCCTTGATCTTGGCGAACATCATGGAAGTTTCGCCCTGGCTCTCTTTTTCCAGGCGCTCGTAGAACTCCATGGCGCGCATCTCGGAGAGATAGGCGGCGGAAGCAATGCGCAGCACGGATGTGACGTCGCCGAAGTCCTTTGTCTGGACCTTCAGCTCCGGGGCCACCACCAGATTGTGGTCGATGGGGCACTTCTCGCCGTACATCTTCTCGTAGTAGTTCAGGAGGCTGGCCTCGTGTTCGCTCTCCCAGTCGGAGAGCTCCAGCAGCTCCTTCTTGAGGTGTTCCTCGTCCACGCTGTCGGCCCACATTTTATAGAACTGCTTTGCCTCGATCTCTGCATGGACGCCGTACCGGAGAGCTTCCTTCATGTCGAATGCCACTGTCATATTCCATCCCCTCCTGATATATAGGTTATTTCCGCTCCTCATTATACCCCAAGCCGGAGAAAATTCCAAAAACATAAATTGAATTCAATCCACACCGGGGCATTTGCCTTTCAAAAGCTCCCGGCCTGTGAGAGAATGAAAACAGAATGTATTTCCGATGAAAGGCTGGGATAGTCAATGGATTTGTGGAAATCGGTCAGGGAGATCGAAGAGGATGTGGTGGCATACCGCCGCCATATTCACGAGAATCCCGAGCTGAGCCTGAAGGAGTTCGACACCGCCGACTACGTGGAGTCGGTGCTGAAGGAGGTCGATGGAATCGACTCGATCCGACGGATCTCCCCTACGGGAATTCTCGCCGAGGTGCGGGGGGCGAAGCCGGGAGAGGGCCGGTGCATCGCCCTGAGAGGGGACATGGACGCCCTTCCGGGCGACGAGATGGCCGACGTACCCTTCAAGTCCAAACGGCCGGGGGTGGTCCATTCCTGCGGGCACGACGTCCACACCGCCCTGCTGCTGGGCGCGGCCAGGATCCTGGCCCGTCACAGGAGCGAGTTCGCCGGGACGGTGAAATTTTTCTTCCAGCCCGCCGAGGAGGTTCTCGGAGGAGCGATCCAGTTCTTGGCGGCCGGTGCCCTGGAAAATCCCCGGGTGGAGGCCGCCGTGGGCATTCACGTGTTCTCCGAGCATGACGCGGGCATCATCTCCTCCAGGAAGGGCCCCATGCTCGCCGGTGCCGACGGCCTCACCATCGGGGTGAAGGGCTGCCAGTCCCACGCGGCCCATCCCCACACGGGGCGGGATGCCGTGGTCATCGCCGGACAGGTAATCGGAGCCCTCCAGACGATCTCTTCGCGGTTCGTGGCCCCCACCGACCCCGTGGTGGTGACCATCGGGCAGATCAACGGCGGGATCGCCAGGAACATCATCGCCGGAAGCGTGACGCTCGAGGGGACCATCCGGACGGTGAAGCCCGAGACCAGGGAGAGGGTCCACCGGGAACTGGAAAAGATGGTCCCCGCTCTCGCCGAAGCCATGGGCGGCTCCGCTGCTGTGGGGATTCAGAGAGGAACACCGCCTCTGATCTGTGACGACGGGCTCGTGGACAGGCTGGAGGCGG of the Aminivibrio pyruvatiphilus genome contains:
- a CDS encoding helix-turn-helix domain-containing protein, which translates into the protein MLESLITSKTRARLLLKFFLNPGTSAYLRGLADEFGESTNGVRVELNRLSEAGLLECADEGRTKVYRANTAHPLFPELQRIAAKTLGIDQVVEQVIRRLGNVEMAFVTGDYARGIDSGLIDLVLVGEIDRSYFDHLSDKIEKLIGRKIRGLILTREELSRLKGRLEAENALLLWDGDGKTG
- the galE gene encoding UDP-glucose 4-epimerase GalE, coding for MILVTGGAGFIGSHACVALAEAGYDVLIADNFSNSSPDVPVRLERLAGRPMKCVRADVRDREALDRLFRDHAVSAVIHFAGLKAVGESVAKPLEYYGNNLGSTLALCGAMAAAGVKRLVFSSSATVYATGSTMPLDEDSPLGCTNPYGWSKFMIEQMLRDLSASDPEWSIALLRYFNPIGAHESGLIGEDPRGIPNNLFPYVCRVASGLLEKLSVFGDDYPTPDGTGVRDYIHVCDLAEGHVSALRFLEGMRGAEAFNLGTGKGTSVLELVRAFERASGRAVPFETVGRRPGDIAACYARTDRARDVLGWTAKRTLDDMCRDGWNRELLRETREK
- a CDS encoding ferritin family protein, with the translated sequence MTVAFDMKEALRYGVHAEIEAKQFYKMWADSVDEEHLKKELLELSDWESEHEASLLNYYEKMYGEKCPIDHNLVVAPELKVQTKDFGDVTSVLRIASAAYLSEMRAMEFYERLEKESQGETSMMFAKIKDMEKEHMDITKKRYLKIREDVVGFRAF
- a CDS encoding M20 metallopeptidase family protein encodes the protein MDLWKSVREIEEDVVAYRRHIHENPELSLKEFDTADYVESVLKEVDGIDSIRRISPTGILAEVRGAKPGEGRCIALRGDMDALPGDEMADVPFKSKRPGVVHSCGHDVHTALLLGAARILARHRSEFAGTVKFFFQPAEEVLGGAIQFLAAGALENPRVEAAVGIHVFSEHDAGIISSRKGPMLAGADGLTIGVKGCQSHAAHPHTGRDAVVIAGQVIGALQTISSRFVAPTDPVVVTIGQINGGIARNIIAGSVTLEGTIRTVKPETRERVHRELEKMVPALAEAMGGSAAVGIQRGTPPLICDDGLVDRLEAVTEKLLGKDRYVSLPDPSMGGEDFAFIMEKVPGLFIRLGVKRPGGPVTPGHSVDFFADESAIAPGLAVFAGTALDYLGVPLE